A single region of the Chiloscyllium punctatum isolate Juve2018m chromosome 15, sChiPun1.3, whole genome shotgun sequence genome encodes:
- the LOC140485885 gene encoding protein capicua homolog produces the protein MRITYIPSTGGVHSSIPLVSSASSVHTGTCTTYRQQPVALGFTAIAPDGRTVLQPLITGQAPLLTTGQVGSPQLSGPQLQPTPSGHLITAIYPSPASGSIATTTPNLVYTASPSATSTALPAAILPKTPSANMQQPSVATSAVMATPGVQHGVGVVTPASSQGPPPIGPGTPVQGSLPLGLRTVRTPQKQPGLATASAAAAGGGTGAKSKAPGTNLAPSGHHEPAGTGRGGCKLPEGTPESAQQPGLEGEEAASVCDPPEERVPRLPTAEGEGEEEQEEEEEQGEEEQGEEVSTSGQPCLQREAGPQHQALPGTGTGTGTPGEERAPHAASPPDGEERAARSVASPVGYTSKSTNTEITFKKEPTPGKFTGSTEWRGPPADSRPEAPSTSQTPGSSGELAKPSGSSSESADRKEQPKKLKVRPPPLKKTFDSVDKVLSEVDFEERFAELPEFRPEEVLPSPTLQALTTSPRAILSSYRKKRKNSTAGVDVEFAGELEPRAVRKRSYTGQQAADWSMDHDQLSKMGPFCL, from the exons GATCACGTACATCCCATCTACTGGCGGGGTGCATTCCTCTATCCCCCTGGTCagctcagcctcctctgtccacACCGGGACCTGCACCACATACCGACAACAGCCCGTGGCACTCGGATTCACCGCCATCGCCCCTGACGGCAGGACAGTGCTCCAGCCCCTTATCACAG GTCAGGCTCCATTGCTGACCACTGGGCAGGTTGGCTCCCCCCAGCTCTCCGGCCCTCAGCTACAGCCCACACCGTCTGGGCACCTCATTACCGCCATCTACCCCTCACCCGCCTCTGGCAGCATTGCCACGACGACCCCAAACCTGGTCTACACGGCCTCCCCCTCCGCGACCAGCACCGCCCTGCCAGCTGCCATCTTACCCAAGACACCCAGTGCCAACATGCAGCAACCTTCAGTGGCAACCTCTGCCGTCATGGCAACACCGGGGGTTCAGCACGGAGTGGGGGTCGTCACCCCGGCATCGTCACAGGGGCCCCCTCCGATCGGGCCAGGCACACCCGTACAGG GGAGTTTGCCATTGGGTTTGAGGACTGTCCGAACCCCACAGAAACAGCCAGGGTTGGCAACGGcgtcagcagcagcagcaggaggaggaacaggagccAAGAGTAAGGCCCCAGGCACCAACCTCGCCCCCTCCGGCCACCATGAGCCAGCAGGTACCGGTCGGGGAGGGTGCAAACTGCCTGAGGGTACCCCCGAGAGCGCCCAGCAGCCCGGCCTGGAGGGAGAGGAGGCGGCGTCTGTGTGTGACCCCCCGGAGGAGAGGGTCCCCAGGCTCCCTACCGCCGAGGgcgagggggaagaggagcaggaggaggaggaggagcaggggGAGGAGGAGCAGGGGGAGGAGGTGTCGACCTCGGGCCAGCCCTGCCTACAGCGGGAGGCCGGACCCCAGCACCAGGCCCtgcccgggacagggacagggacagggaccccCGGTGAGGAGAGGGCTCCCCACGCAGCCAGCCCCCCGGACGGAGAGGAGAGGGCAGCCCGCAGTGTGGCCAGTCCCGTCGGCTACACCAGCAAGTCCACCAACACCGAGATCACCTTCAAAAAGGAGCCCACG CCCGGGAAGTTCACAGGCAGCACAGAGTGGCGAGGCCCTCCTGCAGACTCTCGGCCTGAGGCTCCATCAACCTCTCAGACCCCAGGATCCTCGGGTGAGTTGGCCAAGCCCTCAGGGAGCTCCTCGGAGAGCGCCGACAGGAAGGAGCAGCCCAAGAAGCTCAAAGTCAGACCGCCTCCACTGAAAAAAACCTTCGATTCTGTCGACAA GGTCCTGTCGGAGGTTGATTTCGAGGAGCGATTTGCCGAGTTGCCCGAGTTCCGTCCTGAAGAGGTTttgccctcccccaccttacAGGCACTGACCACATCTCCCCGCGCCatcctcagcagctacaggaagAAGAGGAAGAATTCGACAG CTGGAGTTGACGTGGAGTTTGCAGGTGAGCTGGAGCCAAGGGCTGTGCGCAAACGGAGCTACACTGGGCAACAAGCAGCTGATTGGTCTATGGACCATGACCAGTTATCAAAGATGGGGCCTTTCTGCCTGTGA